A single window of Anomaloglossus baeobatrachus isolate aAnoBae1 chromosome 5, aAnoBae1.hap1, whole genome shotgun sequence DNA harbors:
- the LOC142310465 gene encoding transmembrane protein 238-like — MPARRPRRLLGRCPLFFLLAVSFDVLGLGLILAGIFAELRLDGRSFGEFLIYGGGILLFFSLLWWLAWYSLNLEVSIEELMKDPSDSPKKRHLVELARKVSQRFSKRSRRKAEGPPGSLPGSPAVQTASVFIHIPRAAAVPTTSVFINHSFSSHPDALSVVSRAQGPADRLV, encoded by the coding sequence ATGCCTGCGCGTCGGCCCCGGAGATTGCTCGGCCGATGTCCTCTGTTCTTCCTCCTGGCAGTGAGCTTTGACGTGCTGGGGCTCGGCCTCATCCTGGCCGGGATCTTCGCGGAGCTGCGGCTGGACGGACGATCGTTCGGGGAGTTCCTGATCTACGGCGGCGGGATCCTGCTCTTCTTCAGCCTCCTGTGGTGGCTGGCCTGGTACTCCCTCAACCTGGAGGTGTCCATAGAGGAGCTGATGAAGGACCCCTCCGACTCCCCCAAGAAGCGGCACCTGGTGGAGCTGGCGAGGAAGGTGTCCCAGAGGTTCTCCAAGAGGAGCCGCAGGAAAGCGGAGGGGCCCCCCGGCAGCCTGCCCGGCTCCCCGGCCGTCCAGACCGCCTCCGTCTTCATCCACATCCCCAGAGCCGCGGCCGTCCCGACTACGTCCGTCTTCATCAACCACAGCTTCAGCAGCCACCCGGACGCCCTGAGCGTTGTCAGCCGGGCACAGGGGCCAGCGGACAGGCTGGTGTAA